From the genome of Spinacia oleracea cultivar Varoflay chromosome 2, BTI_SOV_V1, whole genome shotgun sequence, one region includes:
- the LOC110804452 gene encoding uncharacterized protein, whose amino-acid sequence MNAPKEPKVKTPTIEAYDDTTDPDMHLVAYLHHMYVKGTNEATWCKYFPATLKGVASKWFKRLPPGSIASFNELHTLFSTRFMAYKEGRKISMHLGRIQQGKDESLRSYVKPFNLEAGQIPDLRDGVSFDNFIRGLKKGSFKFDLVKKSVRTMAEVLDEAEAFIHATEICSASKDGKAGEATDSSGKKEKIDRKAPRVNGTCALSKEHDTNSPGQRRRRP is encoded by the coding sequence ATGAACGCCCCGAAAGAACCTAAAGTCAAAACTCCCACCATTGAAGCTTATGACGACACCACTGACCCAGACATGCACCTAGTTGCATACCTTCACCACATGTATGTCAAAGGAACCAATGAGGCCAcgtggtgcaaatattttccaGCCACCCTTAAAGGAGTGGCGTCCAAATGGTTTAAACGACTGCCCCCGggatcaattgcctctttcAACGAGCTACATACCTTGTTCTCCACCAGGTTCATGGCATACAAGGAAGGAAGGAAAATAAGCATGCACTTGGGACGCATTCAACAAGGAAAAGATGAGTCGTTGAGAAGCTATGTTAAGCCCTTCAATCTAGAGGCCGGACAAATCCCAGATCTGCGCGATGGCGTCTCCTTCGATAATTTTATCAGAGGATTGAAGAAAGGGTCATTCAAGTTTGACTTGGTTAAGAAGAGTGTCCGGACTATGGCTGAAGTCTTGGACGAggctgaagcatttatccatgcaacagaaatatgcagTGCGTCCAAGGATGGAAAGGCTGGTGAGGCGACAGATTCCTCAGGGAAGAAAGAGAAGATAGACAGGAAAGCCCCACGGGTAAATGGTACTTGTGCTCTTTCgaaagagcatgataccaatTCTCCTGGACAAAGGAGAAGACGTCCATAA
- the LOC130467213 gene encoding uncharacterized protein: MRGQKDYARRLGQVMLSGKSPEDPFPRIEICESDGGRVVTPHDDPLVVEIKISNMRVKRILIDTGSSSDIMSMECLSRLAHDPKTIECIHYPIIGFGGSIKHPVGVINLPVRIGERKDGRKMGVDFLIVKDLTAYNVILGRPTLNRIKAVVVTHLMLLKYLCDDGAIGTIHGDQQQARDCYLTTLNPSAWRKDPTGTKGKRKYEEEPPTASESILVKIEKSG; the protein is encoded by the coding sequence ATGAGGGGACAGAAAGATTATGCCCGCCGTCTAGGTCAGGTAATGTTATCAGGGAAGTCACCAGAGGACCCATTCCCTCGGATAGAGATATGTGAATCGGATGGTGGACGAGTAGTCACCCCGCATGACGACCCCCTCGTGGTCGAGATCAAAATCTCCAACATGAGAGTAAAGCGCATCTTGATAGATACAGGAAGTTCATCTGATATAATGAGCATGGAGTGCCTCAGCCGCCTAGCTCACGATCCTAAAACCATAGAATGCATACACTACCCTATCATTGGCTTTGGAGGAAGCATCAAACATCCAGTAGGCGTCATCAACTTGCCGGTCCGGATTGGAGAGCGTAAAGATGGACGAAAGATGGGGGTGGACTTCCTAATCGTCAAAGATTTAACGGCATACAATGTCATTTTGGGACGTCCCACCCTGAACAGGATTAAGGCAGTGgtcgtcacccatctcatgCTCCTGAAGTATTTATGTGACGATGGGGCAATAGGGACtatacatggagatcaacagCAAGCGAGAGACTGCTACCTCACCACTCTTAACCCGTCAGCATGGAGGAAAGATCCGACCGGGACAAAAGGCAAAAGGAAATATGAAGAGGAGCCACCCACTGCCAGCGAGAGTATCCTAGTCAAGATAGAGAAAAGTGGCTAA